In one window of Henckelia pumila isolate YLH828 chromosome 1, ASM3356847v2, whole genome shotgun sequence DNA:
- the LOC140874157 gene encoding uncharacterized protein: MTVSLKTKDEEPFLFHATPKHDSSLLISVGKAWKLLSKGCAGFFASVNCDQELPRLKLEDVEVVRDFPEVFPDDIAGLPPTREEEFGIELIPGTQPISKAPYRLTPTEMKELKEKLQELLNKGFIRPSVSIWGALVLFVKKKDESMRLCINYRELNRIVFLGHLVSAKGIKVDPANIEAIKNWVTPKNVTEIRSFLGLAGYYMRFIQDFSKIALPLTSLTRKSVKFEWSNQGEKSFLVLEKKLMTTPVLTIPEGTGQFVIYTDASKSGLGDVLMQDEKELIANFERLRLEVVEPMEVCALSALTMVPSLLDKIRTGQASDQQLLTWKLKDEAKGGALYTVKDVIVHHKGRMWVPTVDSLRKDVMTEAHTVPYSIHPGSRKMFKDLQMLYWWPAFHPRTDGQSERVIQILEDLLRACMIDFGNNWESKLPLVEFTYNSSYQATIGMAPYEALYGRKCRTPLHWDEMGERAVLGPEIVKQAVDMIAKVKDRMLTAQSR; this comes from the exons ATGACggtttccttgaaaactaaGGATGAAGAACCATTTCTATTCCATGCCACGCCGAAACATGATTCGTCTCTTTTAATTTCAGTGGGTAAGGCATGGAAACTGTTGAGTAAAGGATGTGCAGGTTTCTTTGCAAGTGTCAATTGCGACCAAGAATTACCTCGACTGAAACTTGAAGACGTTGAGGTAGTGAGAGATTTCCCAGAAgtatttcctgatgatattGCAGGATTACCTCCAACTAGGGAGGAGGAATTTGGAATTGAATTAATACCTGGAACCCAACCAATTTCCAAAGCACCATACAGGTTAACACCGACTGAAATGAAGGAATTAAAGGAGAAACTACAAGAGCTACTCAATAAAGGCTTtattagaccgagtgtatcTATTTGGGGTGCACTggtattgtttgtcaagaagaaagatgagtctatgagactgtgcatcaaTTATAGAGAACTGAATCGA ATTGTATTTTTGGGTCACCTAGTTTCGGCTAAGGGAATAAAGGTTGATCCAGCAAATAtagaagcaattaaaaattgggTTACTCCAAAGAATGTTACAGAGATACGGAGTTTCTTGGGATTAGCGGGTTACTATATGAGATTcattcaagatttctccaagataGCGCTGCCACTAACGTCATTAACTCGCAAAAGTGTGAAGTTTGAATGGTCTAATCAAGGTGAGAAAAGCTTTTTAGTGTTGGAGAAAAAGTTGATGACAACACCAGTACTAACCATACCAGAAGGCACAGGTCAATTCGTAATTTATACAGATGCTTCCAAGAGTGGATTAGGGGATGTCTTGATGCAAGATGAAAAG GAGTTGATTGCAAATTTTGAACGACTCAGATTGGAAGTAGTTGAGCCGATGGAAGTTTGTGCCCTATCAGCCTTAACAATGGTTCCAAGTTTGCTCGACAAGATTCGAACAGGTCAGGCTTCAGACCAACAATTATTAACTTGGAAACTTAAAGATGAAGCCAAAGGGGGTGCATTGTATACAGTAAAGGATGTGATCGTGCATCACAAAGGGCGAATGTGGGTACCAACAGTAGATTCACTGAGGAAAGATGTGATGACTGAGGCTCACACTGTACCATATTCTATTCACCCAGGGAGTAGAAAGATGTTCAAGGATTTACAGATGCTATActggtggccag cttttcatccgCGGACAGATGGACAATCTGAGCGGGTGATTCAGATATTGGAGGATTTACTCAGGGCTTGCATGATTGATTTCGGAAATAATTGGGAATCGAaattgcctttagtggagttcacatATAACAGTAGTTATCAAGCtactattggaatggctccttatgaggctttgtatggtagaaagtgtaGGACTCCATTGCATTGGGATGAAATGGGAGAAAGAGCTGTATTAGGGCCAGAAATAGTGAAACAGGCAGTCGACATGATAGCAAAAGTCAAGgacagaatgttgacagctCAAAGTCGATAG